In Fusarium verticillioides 7600 chromosome 4, whole genome shotgun sequence, the following proteins share a genomic window:
- a CDS encoding catalase, which translates to MSQNNPISTLANGQPSENPGSVQQVRYGKSNGGLIVLSDTQTIEVLAHFARERIPERSVHAKAAGAFGEFEVLEDISHLTDADFLTGIGKKTKLLTRISTVGGEKGSSDTVRDVRGWATKFYTEEGIQDFVFNDLPVFFIRDPIKFPSMNRSHKRHPQTNVPDNTMFWDFHLNNPEGIHALMHLFGQRGIPASLKNINGFSVHTYTLNKADGSYVYVKWHFRPHDGIKTMDADTAQRLAGSEPDYHVKDLFKAIEKGDFPSWGVYIQVMQPDEVEDAPIDIFDDTYTWPFEKYPLRLVGKITLNKNLNNYFQDLEQACFSPSNMVPGIGPSADPVLQARMFSYPDAHRYRVGPNYFQLPCNKPINKVYAPYVRDGPGTINGNYGGDPDYVGSELRPVSMSKRVQVPTHENWSGHVTAFATSITDKDFEQPRALWKIICKEPNGKEQFLHNILPTLGDIPDHMKDQVIEYFGRVDGDLKACLKEGLGK; encoded by the exons ATG TCTCAGAACAATCCCATCTCGACTCTTGCCAATG GGCAACCGAGCGAAAATCCGGGATCGGTCCAACAAGTTCGCTATGGAAAAAGCAATGGTGGCCTCATTGTCTTGAGCGACACGCAAACCATTGAAGTACTCGCTCACTTTGCTCGTGAACGCATTCCAGAGAG GAGCGTACATGCAAAGGCCGCTGGAGCCTTTGGCGAATTCGAAGTCCTCGAAGACATCTCCCATCTCACTGACGCCGACTTCCTCACGGGCATCGGCAAAAAGACGAAGCTACTTACACGAATCTCGACTGTTGGTGGTGAAAAAGGATCCAGCGATACCGTCCGTGATGTGCGCGGCTGGGCAACCAAATTCTACACCGAAGAGGGTATCCAGGACTTTGTCTTCAACGACCTGCCCGTGTTCTTCATCCGTGACCCAATCAAATTTCCATCCATGAACCGCAGTCACAAGAGGCATCCCCAGACCAATGTTCCGGACAACACCATGTTTTGGGACTTTCACCTGAACAACCCAGAGGGTATCCATGCTCTGATGCACCTCTTTGGACAGCGTGGTATTCCTGCGTCGCTGAAAAACATCAACGGCTTTAGTGTTCATACCTATACCCTCAATAAGGCG GATGGTAGCTATGTCTACGTCAAATGGCACTTTCGCCCACACGACGGAATCAAGACAATGGATGCAGACACAGCTCAGCGACTAGCAGGCTCCGAGCCTGACTACCACGTTAAAGATCTCTTCAAAGCCATCGAGAAAGGTGATTTCCCGTCTTGGGGTGTTTACATCCAGGTTATGCAACctgatgaagttgaggatgcGCCGATCGATATTTTCGATGACACATATACTTGGCCTTTTGAGAAGTATCCTCTCAGGCTTGTTGGTAAAATCACTCTTAACAAGAAT CTCAACAATTACTTCCAAGACTTGGAACAGGCCTGCTTCTCACCTTCCAACATGGTTCCTGGTATTGGACCATCAGCGGATCCCG TACTGCAAGCAAGAATGTTTAGCTACCCAGATGCTCATCGCTACCG AGTCGGGCCCAATTACTTCCAACTCCCATGCAACAAACCCATCAACAAAGTCTACGCCCCATATGTCCGCGACGGCCCAGGCACCATCAACGGTAACTACGGAGGCGACCCAGACTACGTCGGCTCAGAGCTTCGCCCCGTGAGTATGAGCAAGCGAGTCCAAGTGCCTACTCACGAGAATTGGTCTGGCCATGTCACCGCTTTCGCAACGTCAATCACGGATAAGGACTTTGAGCAGCCTAGAGCGCTGTGGAAGATTATTTGCAAAGAGCCAAACGGCAAGGAACAGTTTTTGCATAATATCCTTCCGACGTTGGGTGATATCCCTGATCATATGAAGGACCAGGTGATTG AGTATTTCGGGCGCGTTGATGGGGATCTCAAGGCTTGTCTAAAAGAGGGCCTTGGCAAGTGA
- a CDS encoding catalase has translation MNNPISTLANGQPSENPGSVQQVRYGKSNGGLIVLSDTQTIEVLAHFARERIPERSVHAKAAGAFGEFEVLEDISHLTDADFLTGIGKKTKLLTRISTVGGEKGSSDTVRDVRGWATKFYTEEGIQDFVFNDLPVFFIRDPIKFPSMNRSHKRHPQTNVPDNTMFWDFHLNNPEGIHALMHLFGQRGIPASLKNINGFSVHTYTLNKADGSYVYVKWHFRPHDGIKTMDADTAQRLAGSEPDYHVKDLFKAIEKGDFPSWGVYIQVMQPDEVEDAPIDIFDDTYTWPFEKYPLRLVGKITLNKNLNNYFQDLEQACFSPSNMVPGIGPSADPVLQARMFSYPDAHRYRVGPNYFQLPCNKPINKVYAPYVRDGPGTINGNYGGDPDYVGSELRPVSMSKRVQVPTHENWSGHVTAFATSITDKDFEQPRALWKIICKEPNGKEQFLHNILPTLGDIPDHMKDQVIEYFGRVDGDLKACLKEGLGK, from the exons ATG AACAATCCCATCTCGACTCTTGCCAATG GGCAACCGAGCGAAAATCCGGGATCGGTCCAACAAGTTCGCTATGGAAAAAGCAATGGTGGCCTCATTGTCTTGAGCGACACGCAAACCATTGAAGTACTCGCTCACTTTGCTCGTGAACGCATTCCAGAGAG GAGCGTACATGCAAAGGCCGCTGGAGCCTTTGGCGAATTCGAAGTCCTCGAAGACATCTCCCATCTCACTGACGCCGACTTCCTCACGGGCATCGGCAAAAAGACGAAGCTACTTACACGAATCTCGACTGTTGGTGGTGAAAAAGGATCCAGCGATACCGTCCGTGATGTGCGCGGCTGGGCAACCAAATTCTACACCGAAGAGGGTATCCAGGACTTTGTCTTCAACGACCTGCCCGTGTTCTTCATCCGTGACCCAATCAAATTTCCATCCATGAACCGCAGTCACAAGAGGCATCCCCAGACCAATGTTCCGGACAACACCATGTTTTGGGACTTTCACCTGAACAACCCAGAGGGTATCCATGCTCTGATGCACCTCTTTGGACAGCGTGGTATTCCTGCGTCGCTGAAAAACATCAACGGCTTTAGTGTTCATACCTATACCCTCAATAAGGCG GATGGTAGCTATGTCTACGTCAAATGGCACTTTCGCCCACACGACGGAATCAAGACAATGGATGCAGACACAGCTCAGCGACTAGCAGGCTCCGAGCCTGACTACCACGTTAAAGATCTCTTCAAAGCCATCGAGAAAGGTGATTTCCCGTCTTGGGGTGTTTACATCCAGGTTATGCAACctgatgaagttgaggatgcGCCGATCGATATTTTCGATGACACATATACTTGGCCTTTTGAGAAGTATCCTCTCAGGCTTGTTGGTAAAATCACTCTTAACAAGAAT CTCAACAATTACTTCCAAGACTTGGAACAGGCCTGCTTCTCACCTTCCAACATGGTTCCTGGTATTGGACCATCAGCGGATCCCG TACTGCAAGCAAGAATGTTTAGCTACCCAGATGCTCATCGCTACCG AGTCGGGCCCAATTACTTCCAACTCCCATGCAACAAACCCATCAACAAAGTCTACGCCCCATATGTCCGCGACGGCCCAGGCACCATCAACGGTAACTACGGAGGCGACCCAGACTACGTCGGCTCAGAGCTTCGCCCCGTGAGTATGAGCAAGCGAGTCCAAGTGCCTACTCACGAGAATTGGTCTGGCCATGTCACCGCTTTCGCAACGTCAATCACGGATAAGGACTTTGAGCAGCCTAGAGCGCTGTGGAAGATTATTTGCAAAGAGCCAAACGGCAAGGAACAGTTTTTGCATAATATCCTTCCGACGTTGGGTGATATCCCTGATCATATGAAGGACCAGGTGATTG AGTATTTCGGGCGCGTTGATGGGGATCTCAAGGCTTGTCTAAAAGAGGGCCTTGGCAAGTGA